A region from the Hyalangium gracile genome encodes:
- a CDS encoding MBOAT family O-acyltransferase, which translates to MLFTEPAFLFLFLPVLLALYFLSPSRASNVIITLASLLFYAIGEWAFLPWLLASTALNYVVAIGLEALQGSRWRKPLLALGIATDLALLVVFKYATLFTESLNGLLAAVDAGQLPVPQIPLPLGISFFTFHKISYKIDVYRGVAQVRRNPMDLLLYILLFPQLIAGPIVRYHDIAQELVRRTIRWTDFSEGVRRFILGMGKKMLIANTVALVADRIFALPADQLSTGLAWLGVVCYTLQIYFDFSGYSDMAIGLARMFGFHFLENFNFPYISTSITEFWRRWHISLSRWFRDYLYIPLGGNRGSPLRTYANLVIVFLLCGLWHGANWTFLAWGAFHGAMLVIERLGLLEKLERVPRPLRHVYTLLLVMVGWVLFRADSLAQAGVFLRAMVGLGAAGGVEHTVARYLDDAVIVALIAGVLGSGPVWSWFSTRLEQLRAKARGLAQGLTGVAMAVGSNAALVAILLASCTQIASDTYNPFIYFRF; encoded by the coding sequence ATGCTCTTCACAGAACCGGCGTTCCTCTTCCTGTTCCTGCCAGTCCTCCTGGCGCTCTACTTCCTGTCGCCATCCAGGGCCAGCAACGTCATCATCACCCTGGCCAGCCTGTTGTTCTACGCCATCGGCGAGTGGGCGTTCCTCCCGTGGCTGCTGGCTTCCACCGCGCTGAACTACGTGGTCGCCATAGGGCTCGAGGCCCTGCAGGGCAGTCGCTGGCGCAAGCCGCTGCTGGCCCTGGGCATCGCCACGGATCTCGCCCTGCTGGTGGTGTTCAAGTACGCCACGCTCTTCACGGAGAGCCTCAACGGCCTGCTGGCCGCGGTGGACGCAGGGCAGCTGCCCGTGCCGCAGATCCCCCTGCCGCTGGGGATCAGCTTCTTCACCTTCCACAAGATCTCCTACAAGATCGACGTCTATCGCGGGGTGGCCCAGGTCCGACGCAACCCGATGGATCTGCTGCTCTACATCCTGCTCTTCCCGCAGCTCATCGCGGGCCCCATCGTCCGCTACCACGACATCGCCCAGGAGCTGGTGCGCCGCACCATCCGGTGGACCGACTTCTCCGAGGGCGTGCGTCGCTTCATCCTCGGCATGGGCAAGAAGATGCTGATCGCCAACACGGTGGCGCTCGTGGCCGATCGCATCTTCGCGCTCCCGGCGGACCAGCTGTCCACCGGCCTCGCGTGGCTGGGGGTGGTCTGCTACACGCTGCAGATCTACTTCGACTTCTCCGGCTACTCGGACATGGCCATCGGCCTGGCGCGCATGTTCGGGTTCCACTTCCTGGAGAACTTCAACTTCCCCTACATCTCCACCTCCATCACCGAGTTCTGGCGGCGCTGGCACATCTCCCTGTCGCGCTGGTTCCGCGACTACCTCTACATCCCGCTGGGCGGCAACCGGGGCTCGCCGCTGCGCACCTACGCCAACCTGGTCATCGTCTTCCTCCTGTGCGGCCTGTGGCACGGAGCGAACTGGACCTTCCTGGCCTGGGGCGCCTTCCATGGGGCCATGCTCGTCATCGAGCGGCTGGGGCTGCTGGAGAAGCTCGAGCGGGTGCCGCGCCCGCTGCGCCACGTCTACACCCTGCTGCTCGTCATGGTCGGCTGGGTGCTGTTCCGGGCCGACTCGCTCGCGCAGGCCGGCGTGTTCCTGCGCGCCATGGTGGGGCTGGGAGCCGCGGGCGGCGTCGAGCACACCGTGGCGCGCTACCTGGATGATGCCGTCATCGTCGCGCTCATCGCCGGCGTGCTCGGCTCGGGTCCCGTGTGGAGCTGGTTCAGCACCCGGCTGGAGCAGCTCCGCGCGAAGGCTCGGGGACTGGCGCAGGGCCTGACGGGGGTGGCGATGGCCGTCGGCTCCAACGCCGCCCTGGTGGCCATCCTGCTGGCGTCCTGCACGCAGATCGCCTCCGACACCTACAACCCCTTCATCTACTTCCGCTTCTAG
- a CDS encoding right-handed parallel beta-helix repeat-containing protein — protein sequence MRAPLLIAALALLAGACGESLFDARGRTDVRLIGREGGTVTSRDGRLRVTLPPGALEAEETVSIRELGVQRWSVGMTYALEPSARTLALPAQVEMRADSAPGHRGPASLVRVTRDGLPAPMAGSWSEGTRSFGQLSTLEALGLAQPMCTEPIECADGFRCEDGACKACPANVSCRANPALPGPLNTGVPAGSALVRHEGDVVLDTPGAVLEDRDIRGRLIIRANDVTVRRCVVHAPVPREIDGIISVAGATGVLLEDIEVFAEESSTLQWGVMGGGFTARRLDVHGVVVGMSLKSGARVESSWIHGLDPVGAQYGISVFEGRDIGIHDSNVHGPGDEAGAAVFVNQQVGPTRDVRIERNRLDRGSCIVNLGHAGGASLPGMVVRNNVFGARTVFDCAVLVSTQTQLSAEGNVWEATGVEVPIERHD from the coding sequence ATGCGCGCTCCCCTCCTCATCGCGGCGCTGGCCCTGCTCGCGGGTGCGTGCGGCGAGAGTCTATTCGATGCGCGAGGGCGGACCGACGTTCGCCTCATCGGGCGCGAAGGGGGCACCGTCACCTCCCGTGATGGCCGCCTCCGGGTGACCCTTCCGCCGGGTGCGCTCGAAGCCGAGGAGACGGTCTCGATCCGGGAGCTCGGCGTCCAGCGCTGGTCGGTCGGAATGACGTATGCCCTGGAGCCTTCGGCACGCACGCTCGCCCTCCCCGCCCAGGTCGAGATGCGCGCCGACTCGGCGCCAGGCCACCGAGGCCCCGCTTCACTCGTCCGCGTGACTCGGGACGGCCTCCCTGCCCCGATGGCCGGCTCCTGGAGCGAAGGGACGCGAAGCTTCGGCCAGCTCTCCACGCTCGAAGCTCTCGGGCTCGCGCAGCCCATGTGCACCGAGCCCATCGAATGCGCGGATGGCTTCCGGTGCGAGGACGGCGCGTGCAAGGCATGTCCCGCCAACGTCTCCTGCCGGGCCAACCCCGCCCTCCCCGGTCCGCTGAACACCGGAGTTCCCGCGGGCTCGGCCCTGGTCCGGCACGAGGGGGACGTCGTGCTGGACACACCGGGCGCCGTGCTCGAGGACCGAGACATTCGCGGCCGGCTGATCATCCGCGCAAACGACGTCACCGTTCGCCGCTGCGTGGTCCACGCGCCGGTGCCACGCGAGATTGACGGCATCATCAGCGTGGCGGGAGCAACGGGCGTCTTGCTGGAAGACATCGAGGTCTTCGCCGAGGAGTCCTCGACGCTCCAGTGGGGGGTGATGGGCGGAGGTTTCACCGCGCGCCGGCTCGACGTGCACGGAGTCGTCGTCGGGATGAGCCTGAAGTCCGGCGCGCGGGTGGAGAGCTCGTGGATCCACGGGCTCGACCCGGTGGGTGCCCAGTACGGCATCAGCGTCTTCGAAGGGCGTGACATCGGCATCCACGACAGCAATGTGCACGGCCCGGGTGATGAGGCCGGCGCGGCGGTCTTCGTGAACCAGCAGGTAGGGCCGACGCGCGACGTGCGCATCGAGCGCAACCGGCTCGACCGCGGCAGTTGCATCGTGAACCTCGGCCATGCGGGCGGAGCGAGCCTTCCAGGCATGGTGGTGCGCAACAACGTCTTCGGCGCCCGGACGGTCTTCGACTGTGCCGTGCTCGTGAGCACCCAGACGCAGCTGTCCGCCGAGGGAAACGTCTGGGAGGCCACGGGCGTGGAAGTCCCCATCGAGCGGCATGATTGA
- a CDS encoding alginate O-acetyltransferase AlgX-related protein — protein sequence MSETVPESTREPRFLAVLRVLAFVLAISAPGLGLVLKSGAETTKTGEALAPFPATPGSLEAAAQWPTGFKAWFRDRFEFRRELIRWNALLKVRLLGVSSSPKTVVGREGWLFYADERGVEDFRATAPFTTEELAAWRAVIQDWGAFLSARGIPLILVVAPNKPTVYPEYVPRWMTRVGPQSRLEQLYASLAEDKNIELLDIRPALADARKLGVPLYFRTDTHWNDLGAYVAFREIAGRLAKRFPGVSVPPPVESLQLSTTRGSGGDLARFLGLHEELEEEVVSISSNEPRLARFLNGTQAGITLKDMEYEPRQASERPGAPIGRAVIFRDSFANALLPRLAELFGRGVYVWTTDFDYALVEQEKPDVVIVELIERVLMRPAPRRAPMAVNQQ from the coding sequence ATGTCCGAGACCGTTCCTGAGTCCACGCGTGAGCCCCGCTTCCTGGCGGTCCTGCGCGTCCTCGCGTTCGTCCTGGCCATCTCGGCGCCTGGCCTCGGCCTGGTGCTGAAGTCCGGGGCGGAGACGACGAAGACGGGAGAGGCCCTGGCGCCGTTCCCCGCCACGCCCGGCTCGCTCGAGGCGGCGGCGCAGTGGCCCACCGGCTTCAAGGCCTGGTTCCGCGACCGTTTCGAGTTCCGCCGGGAGCTCATCCGCTGGAACGCCCTGCTCAAGGTGCGGCTGCTGGGGGTGTCCAGCTCGCCGAAGACCGTCGTGGGCCGCGAGGGCTGGCTCTTCTACGCCGACGAGCGGGGCGTCGAGGACTTCCGGGCGACGGCGCCCTTCACGACCGAGGAGCTCGCGGCCTGGCGTGCCGTCATCCAGGACTGGGGGGCCTTCCTCTCCGCGCGCGGCATTCCGCTGATCCTCGTCGTGGCGCCCAACAAGCCCACCGTCTATCCCGAGTACGTCCCGCGGTGGATGACGCGGGTGGGGCCGCAGTCCCGGCTCGAGCAGCTGTACGCGAGCCTGGCCGAGGACAAGAACATCGAGCTGCTCGACATCCGGCCGGCGCTGGCGGACGCGCGCAAGCTGGGCGTGCCCCTCTACTTCCGCACCGACACGCACTGGAATGATCTCGGGGCCTATGTGGCGTTCCGGGAGATCGCCGGCCGGCTGGCGAAGCGGTTCCCCGGCGTCAGCGTGCCGCCTCCCGTCGAGAGCCTGCAGCTCTCCACGACGCGAGGCAGTGGAGGAGACCTGGCGCGCTTCCTCGGGCTGCATGAGGAGCTCGAGGAGGAGGTGGTGAGCATCTCCTCCAACGAGCCGCGCCTGGCGCGCTTCCTCAATGGCACCCAGGCTGGCATCACGCTGAAGGACATGGAGTACGAGCCGCGCCAGGCCTCCGAGCGCCCCGGGGCGCCCATCGGCCGCGCCGTCATCTTCCGGGACTCCTTCGCCAACGCCCTGCTGCCCAGGCTGGCGGAGCTGTTCGGCCGGGGCGTCTACGTCTGGACGACGGACTTCGACTACGCGCTCGTCGAGCAGGAGAAGCCAGACGTCGTCATCGTCGAGCTCATCGAGCGGGTGCTGATGCGCCCCGCGCCCCGGCGCGCTCCGATGGCGGTCAACCAGCAGTAG
- a CDS encoding DUF4082 domain-containing protein, whose product MKVQSLGAVLFLLLSACSAGTVDDVAVQEELPSENRSLDPGEVSLFLDTARPAIPMDADTGAVELGMKFRLSVPGTIRGVRFFKGGAQNAGPHRVRLWSREGTKLAEANSTSETTVGWQTVRFASPVTVSAGTTYVVSYYASAGRYAATVGGFSSEQSRGPIRGLASGVDGVNGVYRYGGGFPTQGYQNTDYAVDVVFLPEGSTADTQAPGAPTGLVASAASSSTINLSWNASTDDVGVTAYDVFRDGVKIASTANRTYADTGLTAATSYGYFVKARDAAGNLSAASSGVTATTSPTAPSGGFPNASNTGVPAGTQLTAYTGPCTITVANTVIDSKTVNCDLLIRAAGVTIRNSKINGSVATEENSTGYSFTITDSHVDAGDRVATGVGAVDFTAVRVHVQGGNRSMHCWRDCEIRDSYVHGQMTDETGTAHESGIRMGRNAIIRHNTITCDAPDVPPDAGCSAGLTGYGDFAPVENNLVENNYFPGTTGGFCAYGGSSNGKPYSGMTNNIRFIGNVFGRGSSGRCGYYGAITSFDTSEPGNVWSNNTWEDGTVLPPSN is encoded by the coding sequence ATGAAAGTTCAGAGTCTCGGAGCAGTCCTTTTCCTTCTCCTGTCCGCTTGTTCCGCGGGAACGGTGGACGATGTCGCGGTCCAGGAGGAGCTCCCCAGTGAGAACCGGTCACTCGACCCGGGCGAAGTCTCGCTCTTCCTGGACACGGCCCGTCCCGCGATCCCGATGGACGCCGATACCGGCGCGGTAGAGCTCGGGATGAAATTCCGCCTGTCCGTCCCCGGCACGATCCGCGGCGTGCGCTTCTTCAAGGGTGGGGCCCAGAATGCCGGCCCGCACCGGGTGAGGTTGTGGAGCCGGGAGGGCACGAAGCTCGCGGAGGCGAACTCCACGAGCGAGACGACGGTGGGGTGGCAGACGGTGCGTTTTGCCTCACCCGTCACGGTCAGTGCTGGGACGACCTATGTCGTGTCGTACTACGCCTCGGCCGGACGGTACGCAGCCACGGTGGGCGGCTTCAGCTCGGAGCAGTCGCGAGGGCCCATTCGCGGGCTCGCTTCGGGAGTGGACGGGGTGAACGGCGTCTACCGCTACGGCGGCGGCTTCCCAACGCAGGGCTACCAGAACACCGACTACGCCGTGGACGTGGTCTTCCTTCCGGAAGGCAGCACAGCGGACACCCAGGCGCCTGGTGCGCCCACGGGGCTCGTCGCGTCCGCGGCGTCCTCGAGCACCATCAACCTGAGCTGGAACGCCTCGACGGACGATGTCGGTGTCACTGCCTACGACGTCTTCCGCGATGGGGTGAAGATCGCCTCCACGGCGAACCGCACCTACGCGGACACCGGTCTCACGGCGGCCACGAGCTACGGCTACTTCGTGAAGGCGCGGGATGCCGCCGGCAACCTCAGCGCCGCCTCGAGCGGCGTCACGGCGACGACCTCTCCCACCGCGCCGTCCGGCGGCTTTCCGAACGCGAGCAATACGGGCGTACCGGCGGGAACGCAGCTCACGGCCTACACGGGGCCGTGCACCATCACCGTGGCCAATACGGTCATCGACTCCAAGACCGTGAACTGTGATCTCCTCATCCGCGCGGCGGGCGTCACGATTCGCAACTCGAAGATCAACGGGAGCGTCGCCACCGAGGAGAACTCCACCGGCTACTCCTTCACCATCACCGACTCTCACGTCGACGCGGGAGACCGCGTCGCAACGGGCGTCGGGGCCGTGGACTTTACCGCCGTCCGCGTGCACGTGCAGGGGGGCAATCGCTCCATGCACTGCTGGCGAGACTGTGAGATTCGCGATTCCTACGTCCACGGCCAGATGACGGACGAGACGGGAACCGCGCACGAGTCCGGCATCCGGATGGGGCGAAACGCCATCATCCGGCACAACACCATCACGTGCGACGCGCCGGACGTGCCGCCCGACGCGGGCTGCTCGGCGGGGCTCACCGGCTACGGCGACTTCGCCCCTGTCGAGAACAACCTGGTGGAGAACAACTACTTCCCGGGCACGACGGGAGGTTTCTGCGCCTATGGCGGGTCGTCCAACGGCAAGCCGTACTCGGGCATGACGAACAACATCCGCTTCATCGGCAACGTCTTCGGTCGCGGCTCGAGCGGACGCTGTGGCTATTACGGAGCCATCACCAGCTTCGACACCTCGGAGCCGGGCAACGTCTGGTCCAACAACACCTGGGAGGATGGGACGGTCCTTCCCCCCTCCAACTAG